CTGTAAAAGAAAAGAGCGTTCTATTCATTGTGTCCAACACCAATGAGATAGGTCCAAATAATAGAAAAACAGGTGTTTTTCTACCTGAAGTCGCTCATCCTTATGCCGAATTTGATCAAGCAAATTATCGAATAGATTTCGCCAGTTTAACAGGAGGAAACACCTATTTAGATGCGCTTAATTTGGCTAATGATCCTCAAAACCTTGCCTTTTTAACAGGGAAAGGATGGGAAGAAATGCAAAAGGCGACTAAACTATCCGATGTGGATGTGAGCAGTTATGATGCTGTATTTGTGCCTGGAGGACTAGCTCCGATGGTGGATATGCCTGAGAATGCCGTGCTTAAGGAAGCAATCAGAGAGACGTATGAAAGAAATTCGGTTGTTGGCGCTGTTTGTCATGGTCCTGTATCCTTATTGAATGTGAAATTGAGCAACGGCACCTATTTACTCAAGGGTAAGAACATCACTTCGTTTACCAATGAAGAGGAGAAGAGTTACGCCGTTGATGATGTGCCTTTTTTATTGGAAGCCGCATTGACCAAACAGGGAGCGAAATTCCATGCTGCCGAAAACTGGTCAGCAAACAGTATAGCAGATGGCAACCTTGTGACTGGGCAAAATCCTGCTTCGGCTAAAGGAGTGGCAGAAAAAATGATAGACATTTTAGAAAAAAACGACCAAAAAAAAGTCAAGTGATGACCGATAGTCCAATTCATGTATTTGCTACATGGAAAGTCAGAGAAGGTCAGCTAGAGGAAGTTTTGCAAGCCTTAAAAGAGGTGCAAAAGGAAAGCATCAAAGAAAAAGGCAATCTGTTCTATAAAATTCATCAAAGTAATTCAGATGAAAACACGCTGATACTATTTGAAGGATACACGGACGAATCCGCTATTTCGGACCATCGTAATTCGTCCTATTTCCAGGAATTGGTTTTAGGTAAAATTGTCCCTCTGTTGGAAGAAAGAGAGGTGATTGTCACTACACCTTTAAACTAAAGTTCTGTAGAGAATCTAGCATTACTTAGTTAAACATCTTACGCAATCAAGCTGAGAAAAGTGTTAACAACAATAGTGTTCAAAGTGAAATTAAATTAACATCAAAAAAAATAATAAAAATGAAAAAAGTACTATTTGTATTGACAAGTCATGAAGACCTGGGAAACACAGGAGAAAAAACAGGTTTTTGGATTGAAGAGTTTGCAGCTCCTTACTATCTCTTAAGAGATAAAGACGTTAATATTACCATAGCTTCACCAAAAGGGGGCCAGCCACCAATCGACCCCAAAAGTAATGAACCGGATTTTCAAACTCCGGCAACAGTAAGATTCAATAACGATAAAGAAACACAAGAAATTCTATCTAAAACGGTTGAATTAGCAACAGTTAATCAAGCAGATTATGATGCTATCTTCTATCCCGGTGGGCACGGTCCTCTATGGGATTTAGCTGAAGATGCGCATTCAATTGCTCTTATTGAATCGTTTTTAAGTAATAAGAAGCCTGTAAGTGCAGTTTGTCATGCGCCTGCTGTTTTTAAGCATACTAAAAATGCTGATGGTACACCTCTTGTAAATGGCAAAAAGGTGACAGGGTTTTCAAATACTGAGGAAGAGGCGGTACAGTTAACTAATGTGGTACCTTTTCTAGTAGAAGATATGCTTAAAGAAAAAGGGGGTGTATTTTCAAAAGGAGATGACTGGACTCCATATGCTCTGGAAGATGGCTTATTAATTACGGGTCAAAACCCAGCTTCTTCTGAGCTTGTAGCTGAAATGTTATTAAAAAAATTGTAAGAATAGATACCGAACCATGTGATCAAAAATGCGACACAATTTCAGTATGCTAAAGTTTTTAAATCACTTATTTTCAGCATTTGTATAAAGGAATAATATGCAAGGGTTTTTATAAGCCCTTGTATATATTAAATATCTTATATTAATTACATGTATCTACTGCTATATTTTTACAGATTTCCACAATAGAACGTAAATATAACCTTCATTTATGTTAAAATTTTCAGTCTATAATTCAGAATAGACACCTTACAAGGCTCTCTCTATTTTTGAGCATCTGTTAGGTAAAACCATATATGATGTTATCAATTGTTCTTGGAATGGTTTTTTAGAGAAACTTTTTTTTGAACATGATGGCCCATTATTTATTGAGTTCTCTTCGGGAGAAACAATTGGTTTCAGAAGCCTTGATGAAGTCAACTCAGTGACTGTATGGTTAGTCATCATCTGATGAGATTAACAAAGAGTCCTATTTTCTGCATGATAAAGAAATGAATTGCTGTAGAGCTTCCTTAGATAAGTCCGAAGGTTCTAATAAAATGATTAATGTCTCTTTGTGTTCTGTTTATATAATAAAACAGATAAAATTCAGAAATTCATTATACAATGATTTATCCAATGAAGTAGGCATAATACTCAAACTTTCTAATAATTACTTTTTGTCTATCACTCACTATATGTTTAGCAAATTCTCAGATTTTGAGGTTTGTTTAACTGATAAGTTTCCCAAAATTGATGAAATTATATATTCAGTTGAAGCTATTTAAAGTTGTAAACTAGTTTTCGGTAGTGACTAATTATAATAAATCCAAACCCTCTTTGTCAGTTATGGAAGAGAGGGTTATCTATTCTAGGAAATTTCACTATTAAGCATTAATTGACATCCGATATCTCTTCAAATCATCAATTCCAATACCACAGATTTCCTTTTATCAAGCAGTAATCTGTATGATTTCACCGTTTGATCAACCATTGGATCATTACTTCATCCCAAGATAAGCAATTGGTACAACGATCATAAAACTACCTAATATTGATGATTGATGAATCTTATTACACTCTAAAGTAACGAACTATGAAATTCTTTAAATTTGCATGTTTGCTCATGCTGCTCTCCTTTTTCTCTTGTGATGATGATGAAGAACCCATTGCTACACCCACTTGTTCCGATGGTATCCCAAATGGTGATGAGACTGGAGTAAATAATACTATCGAAATAATAATAAATCCTCCTTGGTGGAAAGCAAATCTAGCTTATTCTTTTTACCTATTGATATTTTTGGGCAGTATGACAGTCATTTATTTTTTTATAAAAGGCAAATGGGAATTAAAAAGAAGATTGGAATTAGTAAATCAAGAGTCAATACGATTGAAAGAACTTGATAAAGTTAAAACAAACTTATTTACTAGTATTACTCATGAGTTAAGAACTCCACTTACACTAATACTAGGGCAATTGGAGCTATTAAAGATAGGTCTTTTTGATAGTAAACAAATTAATCGGGTTCAAATAGCTGAATTTAATGCAAAAAAGCTACTTTATTTAGTAAACCAATTACTAGATTTTGCTAAAGCAGAATCAAATTTTATTAAACCTAAAATGAGTGAACAGGATGTAGTTTCATATCTTAAAGATATTTTTAATTCTATTATCCCATTGTATACCCAAAAGCAGATAGAATATTACTTTCATTCAGAAGTAGAAAGCCTAAAAATGTATTTTGATTCTGAGAAGTTAGAAAAAGTATTTATTAACCTGTTATCGAATGCCTGGAAATTCACTCCTAATAAAGGAAAAATAGAACTTCATATAAAAAAAGAATCAAGCAATTGGGTCGTAATAGAATTATCTGATTCAGGGAAGGGTATTTCAGAAGAAAATTTATCAAAGATATTTGATAGATTTTATCAGGTGCCAGATGATGGAAATATATCTCAAGATATAAGCGGTACAGGTATTGGACTTGCATTAGTCAAACAATTGCTCGAATTTCATCATGGTAAAATAGAAATATCAAGTGTCGTAAATTTAGGAACTAATGTTACAGTTTGGTTACCACTGGGAAAAAAACACCTTCATGAAGAACAAATAATTAAAACACCTAATGTTTCTAAAAATGCAAGAAGTGAAGGGCTAACATTATTAGATTTATATAGTCACTCCTTACGAAGCTAAAAATTCTGTTTTTGCAAAGATTCTTCGAAGTATAAAAGGGAAAGTTTCGGAGACATTTTCTTTGAGTTTCTCCATCAACTTCTTTAAGTTGCATCCAGCCGCTGCCATTAACGCATTGATTTTAGGCGATTCACTGCCATGAAGGTAATTCTGTCCCATCCTAAAATCGGTTTTCAGGTGCCCAATGACTGGCTCGATAGCTGCCCTTCGCCTAAACTTCTTTCGCTTTTCCCTTTTCTGATAGGCAGTATCCCGCTTGAGTGGCTTCTTGGGGATACTTACCTTCACTAGCTTGTTCCCCATTTCTATTTGACCAACACCTCTGGCACCACGATCATAGACTACTTCATCTGGTAGGTATTCTAAATTTTGTGCTGTCTGCTTCAATAATGGCTCAATGGTCTTGCTGTCGTGCGGATTGCCCTGATAGGCTTCGATTGCCAGCACCACCAATGAATCTGGGTTCATCATCAAGCCGATCTTATTTCCAAATTCGTACTGCCTATGCGCCTTTCCCTTGGCGATACAGGCCGTAAAGGATTTGTGCAGGCTATAGATCTTGTTTTTGTCTGACCGTTGCTGGCCAAGTACCTGTGCAAAAAGATTCAAATGACTGCCATAAACTGCCAATTGCTCCTCACAGAGTTGGCTATACAATTCTCTGACTAGACGCCCGGCTATGGTCTTCAGCTTCCTCTGTGCTTTCCTTGCCTGCTTCCTACGTTTGGGGTGGGAGCCATTGTGGGTCTCCCGAAGGGCCTGTTTGCCTACCCGCTTATAAGTCTGGCGTTGTCTGATACCTTCTTTCTTGGCAACCGCATTGCAAGAGTCAATGATTTTCTTGGCTAGTTTTGCTTCAGTGGGAAAGGTGGTATTGTTCTCTTGGACCGTGGTATCGGAAACCACCATTTTACTAAGGCTCCTTTTGCCATGCAGCTCAACAGAATGCGTGAATATCAATTCAATGCCCTCTTCCCCGATACGCTTGCGGAAATGAACAAAGTCGCTGGGGTCAAAAGGGAATTGATGCTGGAAATGGGCTTCACCACAAAAAAACTGCATATAGGGATTCATTACCCAGGCCTGTGACAAGGTCTCATCCCCGAGATTATAGAGACGCTTGAGCAGCAAACAGCCTACCATCAGCCGAATAGGCATGGCCGGCTGCCCAGTACTGGAATACAGATGGGAAAAGCTGTCCTCAAAATGCTTCCAATCTATTTTTTCGGCAAGCAAGACCAACGCGTGCTTCATGTCAATGAAGTCATTTAGCAGTGGACTGAACAAATTATACTGGTTCTGGTCTGGAGATTTTCCTAGCATTTTCTGCAAGGTTTTAAGGTAATGGTTGAATTTTCTTGCAATTTTAGATAACTAAATCAAGCAAAAATAGTGCTTAATAAACTGAATAACAGATGTTTATATAGTTAATAAGGAGCGACTATATAATCAAGAAAATAATAAAGGATTACCTACTATTCCTAACATTGTTGAAATTAAAAGTCCAATAAATGTTCTTATAGTTGAAGATAATGAAGATTTAGGATCTTTTATAATATCAACTTTGCAAGATAATAATTGTAGAGTTTTAATAGCTGTTAATGGTAAAGAAGGCTATATAAAAGCTAAAGAAAACTTGCCCGACATAATTATTACAGATATTATGATGCCTGTATTGAATGGCTATGAAATGTGCAGAATACTTCGAAATGATGTAATTACAAGTCATATCCCTATAATTATCCTTTCAGCAAAAGATCAGCATAATGATAAACTTTATGGTTTAGAGATTGGAGTTGATGAATATATTGTTAAACCATTTAGTGCAAAAGAATTAATATTAAGAATAAATAACCTCGTAGAAATTAGGAAGAAAATACGAGAGAAATACAGTAATGCTTCAACAATAGACCCACTAGAGGCAAATGTCACTTCATTAGATAAAATCTTTTTGAATAATATTATACTTAATATAGAAAAGAATATCGAAAATCCTTCTTTTAATGCGGATAAATTGGCAGATGATCTTAATATGAGCTTAAATCATTTAAACAGGAAATTAAATACTCTAATAAATCAATCATCAGGAAAATTAATAAGATCAATGCGCTTAAGACGTGCTTTAGAATTACTATCTCAAAAGGCAGCCATAAAATCTGATATTGCTTATAAATTAGGCTTTTCAGATGTTTCTAATTTTTCTAGAAGCTTTAAAAATTACTATGGTTATACACCTTCAGAGTATCAAAATAAAATTCAGTAATATTAAAATAGGTTTATAATAAGAATAGTAGAAAACTAATATTAGTTTTCTACTATTCTTATATAACCTTATTGTGCCGGATAACCGATCCTAGTACTATATGGGACAAGTTTAACATAATTTCCATCTATAATTCTGCAATCACAATTATTTCCACCAATCCAATTGTATGCATTGTGATGGCAAACCACTGCCATTGTTCCATCATTTATAATACAATTTCTACCATCTTCACACAATTGTCATTACTAATTTGTAAGAATTTGGTATGATGACAAACTTTTCCTTGAGGTTGATAAATATAATTTGTGTAAATTTCTGAGTTATTTATGGGAATATTTCTTGCATTACAAAATACTTTTAAGGATTCATCAAATGCACCTTCTTGAGAATATATTTGTAAATCTGCGTAATTAAACTTCCTAATACTTGTTTCAACTATTACATCATTAACACTACGACCTTCTTTTAATCTAATTTTCTTAAATAAAGTACCATAAACTTCATTTTTATTTGTTTCTCCTTGTACTGTGGAAGAATTATTTTGAACTTGCATTTCAAGGTTTCGGTATTGATCTAAAATTTCTCTTTCAAAATTAGTAGTAGTTGAGGCTGATGCACCCATAATTCCTTTTGAAAGACTTGCAGACACAGACGTTGAAATGCTAAATAATTCTCTTAATGAACGGATATGTTCATTTTCAACTTTTTTTAAATATTCATTAGTTAGAGTGTATTTCTCTTCACCAGAGGCCAAAACATCAAAAGAGTAATAATAATACAGTTGCTGATCAATACCTTGTTCTGTTTCTCTATAATACCCTTGAGCGTGTATAACTGTTTTTGATAAAATATAGATACAAATAGTAAACAAAATTTTGAAAGTAATTTCAGTTTTCATTTTAGTGAATTAAGATTTTAAAAAATAAGTATTTGCTATTTCTTAGCATTGGAGTAGAAATTTTTTCTAATACTATCTTAAAATAAGTACCTAATAAAAAGAAATCGAGTATTTAGATCCGTAATTTTCAAGGATTTCTATAATCCTTTGATGTAGTGTATTTTGGGATTGATAATCTTTCGGTTCTAGCCAATAATATTTCATCTGCCGCCATAGGATTTCTATTTTATTTAGTTCTGGACTATAGGCAGGGATAAATTGTAAGTATAGCCCTTTTTCACGCCATTCGGTTAACTTATCTTTTACAATTTTTGCCTTATGTACTGGTGCATTCCATGCCGGGCATTATCTAATATTACTACTGTTTTATTATTGATTCTTTCACTTAAATTAGATAATACTTCAACCACTGTTTTTGCTGTACATGCCTCTGGCATAATATATCCGTAAAACCTTTGTTTGTGGATATTAAGTGTACCCAAAACCGTCCAGTTAGAGGAACTACGTTTAGCAGGAAGCAGAATCTGCTGTCCTATTGGCTGCCAACCATAAGGCACATTTGGATTTAAGTTAAAGCTCGATTCATCCATAAACATCAAATCTATCGTTCCTTCTTTTGCTTGTTGCTCTAGAGAGTTTAATTCCGATTTGAAAAATTCAAAAAGTAATTCATCTCTTTCAGGTTTCAAGCTCTTTCTATAGCGTTTCCATACCAGTTTATGTCTTTTGAAAATACCCTTCAGTGTTTCTATATGGCAACTTTTGCCTGTACTATTGATCACTTCTTGAAGAAATACTTTTAGCCTTTGGATGCCCAAAGAGGCTTTTTGGATCATTTTTTTTCTTCTTCTGCTAAATAGATTCGTCTTCGACCACTTTTAGGGAGATTAGCTAAGTTGTCCATTTTACCTTTATCCCAGCGGTTAAACCACCGAGATACAGTATCACGATTTACTTCTAATATATCCACAATTTGTTCCATGGTATAACCTTTTATACTCAGTAGTAAACCTTCTATTCGAACAGATTCCTGTCTGCTCATAGGTTGTTTCAATTGTGCTTTTAACAATTTAACTTCTTCTTCACTTGCTTCGATAAATCGGTGTTGTCTCATAGATCAAAGCTATCCATTTTTTTAATACTTTATTTCTTTTTTGTTATTACTTAAGTAATGTGGATTTATCACTAAAGAAAGCTTCTACACAAAAAAAACACTTATCATTTTCACACTATTTTTTGTCTTTTTTGGAGTTTATAGAATTGTATTAAAAACTATGAAATATAAATATTTATCATTTATCACATTTAAACATTCATTTTTAAACATTTTCAGTATTGAGAAATAATATTTCCAAACTATTTGTATGGATTAAGTTTGCAACTTAAAATTCCGTTGTTGTAATCTCAAATATATAGTCAAATCTACTATTTAAAACTTAGAGATATAACCCCCATTTATGTTAAGTATTTTACTTCTTCTGCAAAGCCAGAGTAGGGGAGAATAATCACCTTCCATCAGAATCAAAGGCCAAATCGTGGCCTTTAATTTTTAATCTCTTCTGCCAAAGGATATTTTACTGTTTTTCTTCTTTATAAAACTTATTTGCTTTTTTGCTTCAAACCAAATTTTATGGAGGTGAGTTTACAAGGGATATCAATTTTAAGCTTGGTGATTTTTGAAAAATTTGTAATCATAATTCTAATTTATAGAATCTCTATTAGAAGTTTATAGATCCAGTAAAAAGACTGGTGATCTTTAATTGAAAGTAGATTTTTCGAATTGATCTAATACCTGAATCAGTGAATCTAGCTTTTCTTGATATGCTGGTGATTTAGATAGGTTATTATTTTCATCAGGGTCAATTAAATGATCGTATAGTTCAATGACTAGTTCTTCTTTATTTTTTCTTTTATTCAATCTGTATCGGTTGGTTCTAATACTATTTTGTGATCCATGATTCCCCATAGTGCTAAATGCTAAATTTGATGGGCTATAACTACTCTCATTTATTAAAGGGACAAGACTTTTTCCATCTAAATCTGAGGGTGGATTTAAACCACAAAGTTCTGCCAAAGTTGGATAAACGTCTACTAGTTCAACCAATGAGTTAGTTTTTTGTGCTTTATTATCAGACGGCACTGAAATTATTAATGGAACCCTTGTTGCGATTTCGAAATTTGTATGTTTTTTACACCATAAATTATGCTCACCTATTTGATAACCATGATCTCCCATTACAACTACAATGGTATTCTTGTCCATTTTAAGTTCTTTTAATTTTTCAAGAAGTAAACCAATTTGAGCATCGATATAGCTTATTGAAGCAAGATAACCATGAAGTAAATCTTTCTTTATTTCTAGGGGAAATTCACCTTTATCGGGAATATTTATATAACTTCTTAACTCTTTAGTATCTGGAAGGAGTGATGCTGCCAAACCTTTGGGAGCAAATTGATTTTCTGGTAACTCAATCTTATCTCTATCATATAAGTCCCAATACTTTTTAGGTGCAACAAATGGCAAATGTGGTTTATAAAAACCAACAGCTAGAAAAAATGGACTTTTATCATTTTTAAATTCTTCTAAATAAGCTAAAGCTTTTTGAGTGGTTTCTCCATCGCTTAATAAACTATCTGCTATTTCTGGTGCTTCGTAAGCCAGTGATCTTGGAATGTTACTATAGTTTATAGGTCCTCTTTCAATACAAATTTCTTTATTTATTTGGTAGATAGAATCTCCATATGG
The genomic region above belongs to Chondrinema litorale and contains:
- a CDS encoding type 1 glutamine amidotransferase domain-containing protein, giving the protein MKKVIILILTFAIFSSYGQTKEETVKEKSVLFIVSNTNEIGPNNRKTGVFLPEVAHPYAEFDQANYRIDFASLTGGNTYLDALNLANDPQNLAFLTGKGWEEMQKATKLSDVDVSSYDAVFVPGGLAPMVDMPENAVLKEAIRETYERNSVVGAVCHGPVSLLNVKLSNGTYLLKGKNITSFTNEEEKSYAVDDVPFLLEAALTKQGAKFHAAENWSANSIADGNLVTGQNPASAKGVAEKMIDILEKNDQKKVK
- a CDS encoding putative quinol monooxygenase — translated: MTDSPIHVFATWKVREGQLEEVLQALKEVQKESIKEKGNLFYKIHQSNSDENTLILFEGYTDESAISDHRNSSYFQELVLGKIVPLLEEREVIVTTPLN
- a CDS encoding type 1 glutamine amidotransferase domain-containing protein; its protein translation is MKKVLFVLTSHEDLGNTGEKTGFWIEEFAAPYYLLRDKDVNITIASPKGGQPPIDPKSNEPDFQTPATVRFNNDKETQEILSKTVELATVNQADYDAIFYPGGHGPLWDLAEDAHSIALIESFLSNKKPVSAVCHAPAVFKHTKNADGTPLVNGKKVTGFSNTEEEAVQLTNVVPFLVEDMLKEKGGVFSKGDDWTPYALEDGLLITGQNPASSELVAEMLLKKL
- a CDS encoding sensor histidine kinase, whose translation is MKFFKFACLLMLLSFFSCDDDEEPIATPTCSDGIPNGDETGVNNTIEIIINPPWWKANLAYSFYLLIFLGSMTVIYFFIKGKWELKRRLELVNQESIRLKELDKVKTNLFTSITHELRTPLTLILGQLELLKIGLFDSKQINRVQIAEFNAKKLLYLVNQLLDFAKAESNFIKPKMSEQDVVSYLKDIFNSIIPLYTQKQIEYYFHSEVESLKMYFDSEKLEKVFINLLSNAWKFTPNKGKIELHIKKESSNWVVIELSDSGKGISEENLSKIFDRFYQVPDDGNISQDISGTGIGLALVKQLLEFHHGKIEISSVVNLGTNVTVWLPLGKKHLHEEQIIKTPNVSKNARSEGLTLLDLYSHSLRS
- a CDS encoding IS5 family transposase, which gives rise to MLGKSPDQNQYNLFSPLLNDFIDMKHALVLLAEKIDWKHFEDSFSHLYSSTGQPAMPIRLMVGCLLLKRLYNLGDETLSQAWVMNPYMQFFCGEAHFQHQFPFDPSDFVHFRKRIGEEGIELIFTHSVELHGKRSLSKMVVSDTTVQENNTTFPTEAKLAKKIIDSCNAVAKKEGIRQRQTYKRVGKQALRETHNGSHPKRRKQARKAQRKLKTIAGRLVRELYSQLCEEQLAVYGSHLNLFAQVLGQQRSDKNKIYSLHKSFTACIAKGKAHRQYEFGNKIGLMMNPDSLVVLAIEAYQGNPHDSKTIEPLLKQTAQNLEYLPDEVVYDRGARGVGQIEMGNKLVKVSIPKKPLKRDTAYQKREKRKKFRRRAAIEPVIGHLKTDFRMGQNYLHGSESPKINALMAAAGCNLKKLMEKLKENVSETFPFILRRIFAKTEFLAS
- a CDS encoding response regulator transcription factor produces the protein MQDNNCRVLIAVNGKEGYIKAKENLPDIIITDIMMPVLNGYEMCRILRNDVITSHIPIIILSAKDQHNDKLYGLEIGVDEYIVKPFSAKELILRINNLVEIRKKIREKYSNASTIDPLEANVTSLDKIFLNNIILNIEKNIENPSFNADKLADDLNMSLNHLNRKLNTLINQSSGKLIRSMRLRRALELLSQKAAIKSDIAYKLGFSDVSNFSRSFKNYYGYTPSEYQNKIQ
- a CDS encoding transposase yields the protein MVKDKLTEWREKGLYLQFIPAYSPELNKIEILWRQMKYYWLEPKDYQSQNTLHQRIIEILENYGSKYSISFY
- a CDS encoding transposase, with product MIQKASLGIQRLKVFLQEVINSTGKSCHIETLKGIFKRHKLVWKRYRKSLKPERDELLFEFFKSELNSLEQQAKEGTIDLMFMDESSFNLNPNVPYGWQPIGQQILLPAKRSSSNWTVLGTLNIHKQRFYGYIMPEACTAKTVVEVLSNLSERINNKTVVILDNARHGMHQYIRQKL
- a CDS encoding helix-turn-helix domain-containing protein; the protein is MRQHRFIEASEEEVKLLKAQLKQPMSRQESVRIEGLLLSIKGYTMEQIVDILEVNRDTVSRWFNRWDKGKMDNLANLPKSGRRRIYLAEEEKK
- a CDS encoding sulfatase, translating into MKYLYLMVMAGIICNSCQKKQEAVNISHSSLNVLFITVDDMRPQLGCYGDTFAITPNIDRLASKGMLFERAYCQYAICGPSRTSFLTGYYPQTIGVFNNQTHIREAKLNAITLPQLFKNNGYTTTGLFKIFHLAGFDPNLFENHNDTASWSIPHWTPSRSAWGPYGDSIYQINKEICIERGPINYSNIPRSLAYEAPEIADSLLSDGETTQKALAYLEEFKNDKSPFFLAVGFYKPHLPFVAPKKYWDLYDRDKIELPENQFAPKGLAASLLPDTKELRSYINIPDKGEFPLEIKKDLLHGYLASISYIDAQIGLLLEKLKELKMDKNTIVVVMGDHGYQIGEHNLWCKKHTNFEIATRVPLIISVPSDNKAQKTNSLVELVDVYPTLAELCGLNPPSDLDGKSLVPLINESSYSPSNLAFSTMGNHGSQNSIRTNRYRLNKRKNKEELVIELYDHLIDPDENNNLSKSPAYQEKLDSLIQVLDQFEKSTFN